One Chaetodon auriga isolate fChaAug3 chromosome 14, fChaAug3.hap1, whole genome shotgun sequence genomic window carries:
- the cln8 gene encoding protein CLN8, which translates to MDPEQPSSPLPQPSAEYFSWDYRLQLIGLGFAFYAAVFLLSHLLSVALSHTYNSLLAKEKVFWNLAATRAVFGIQSTVAGLRALTEDSVLTRDRVRGQEDWSWFNVLTATGFFVFENVALHASSVVFRSFDPPLAIHHFFALSGYAGAVVWDSLGHFLPMVTLLLEMSTPFTCISWMLLKAGWARTLFWRANQWVMIHMFHCRMVLTYYMWWVSFGHWGELNTHVALPQRVLFFSGLALLTLIINPIWTHKKTMQLLNPVDWNFGNKPAPINGATQGQSEVIKPHTS; encoded by the exons ATGGATCCTGAGCAGCCGAGCAGCCCTCTTCCTCAGCCCAGTGCAGAGTACTTCTCATGGGACTACCGCCTCCAGCTGATTGGCCTGGGCTTTGCCTTCTATGCAGCAGTGTTCCTCCTGTCCCAcctcctgtctgtggctctgtcCCACACCTACAACTCCCTGCTGGCTAAGGAGAAGGTTTTCTGGAACCTTGCAGCGACTCGGGCGGTGTTTGGAATCCAGAGCACTGTAGCCGGCCTGCGGGCCCTGACTGAGGACTCGGTGCTaaccagagacagagtgaggggaCAGGAGGACTGGTCGTGGTTCAATGTCCTCACAGCCACaggtttctttgtgtttgagaaCGTGGCACTTCACGCCTCCAGTGTGGTATTTCGGTCTTTTGACCCCCCGCTAGCAATACACCATTTCTTCGCCCTGTCCGGATATGCAGGGGCGGTGGTGTGGGATTCCCTGGGCCACTTCCTGCCGATGGTGacgctgctgctggagatgaGCACGCCATTCACCTGTATATCCTGGATGTTGCTGAAG GCTGGCTGGGCACGCACCCTGTTTTGGAGAGCCAACCAGTGGGTGATGATCCACATGTTCCACTGTCGCATGGTGCTCACCTACTACATGTGGTGGGTAAGCTTTGGCCACTGGGGAGAGCTCAACACCCACGTGGCCTTGCCCCAGCGCGTGCTGTTCTTCAGTGGCCTCGCTCTGCTCACGCTTATCATCAACCCCATCTGGACACACAAGAAAACCATGCAGCTGCTCAATCCGGTGGACTGGAACTTTGGCAACAAGCCGGCACCCATAAACGGCGCCACGCAGGGTCAGTCGGAGGTTATCAAACCGCACACCAGCTGA